A part of Marinomonas rhizomae genomic DNA contains:
- the ychF gene encoding redox-regulated ATPase YchF — translation MGFNCGIVGLPNVGKSTLFNALTKAGIGAENFPFCTIEPNAGVVAMPDPRLDALAEIVKPERVLATTMEFVDIAGLVEGASKGEGLGNKFLANIRETDAIAHVVRCFEDENVIHVSNHVNPKLDIEVINLELIFADIESIDKQLFRTAKNAKSGNKEAIAHKAFLESIKAHLEDGLPVRAMEMSDEQKKEVRSLHLLTTKPTMYIANVAEDGFENNPYLDQVREIAEAEGAMVVPICNQLEAEISELDAEEMQEFLDEMGMEEPGLDRVIRAGYELLGLQTYFTAGVKEVRAWTVKQGATGPQAAGVIHTDFEKGFIRAEVISYNDFIQYKGESGAKEAGKWRLEGKEYIVKDGDVMHFRFNV, via the coding sequence ATGGGTTTTAATTGCGGCATCGTTGGGCTACCTAACGTTGGTAAGTCAACTCTATTTAATGCATTAACCAAAGCCGGCATTGGCGCAGAAAACTTCCCATTCTGTACGATCGAGCCAAATGCGGGTGTTGTTGCCATGCCTGATCCGCGCTTGGACGCTTTGGCTGAAATAGTTAAACCCGAGCGAGTTTTAGCAACAACAATGGAATTTGTCGATATTGCAGGCTTGGTTGAAGGCGCTTCGAAAGGTGAAGGCCTTGGAAACAAGTTTTTAGCAAACATACGCGAAACGGATGCTATTGCTCACGTGGTTCGCTGCTTTGAAGACGAGAACGTCATTCACGTCTCCAACCATGTTAACCCAAAGCTAGACATCGAGGTCATTAACCTTGAATTAATTTTTGCCGATATCGAATCCATCGATAAACAGCTATTCCGTACTGCGAAAAACGCCAAAAGCGGCAATAAAGAAGCAATCGCTCATAAAGCTTTCCTAGAAAGCATTAAAGCGCATTTAGAAGATGGCTTACCTGTTCGCGCTATGGAAATGTCCGATGAGCAAAAGAAAGAAGTTCGCTCACTGCACCTTTTAACAACCAAACCTACTATGTACATAGCCAACGTTGCTGAAGACGGTTTTGAAAATAACCCATACCTTGATCAAGTACGTGAAATAGCTGAAGCCGAAGGCGCTATGGTCGTTCCTATCTGCAATCAGCTTGAAGCAGAAATTTCTGAACTAGATGCAGAAGAGATGCAAGAGTTCCTTGATGAAATGGGCATGGAAGAGCCTGGCTTGGATCGAGTCATCCGCGCTGGCTATGAATTACTAGGCCTTCAGACGTACTTTACAGCGGGCGTTAAAGAAGTACGTGCATGGACAGTAAAACAAGGCGCAACAGGCCCACAGGCCGCTGGTGTGATCCACACAGACTTTGAGAAAGGCTTTATCCGAGCGGAAGTTATCAGTTACAACGATTTCATCCAATATAAAGGGGAAAGTGGTGCAAAAGAAGCCGGAAAATGGCGTCTTGAAGGTAAAGAGTACATAGTAAAAGACGGTGATGTTATGCATTTCCGTTTCAATGTTTAA
- the pth gene encoding aminoacyl-tRNA hydrolase — MAGFRLLVGLGNPGSEYENTRHNAGAQWIEALARQSQCSLRSEKKFFGQFGKVYIAGEECYLLIPTTYMNLSGKAVQAVCQFYKIPPEEILVIHDELDIPPGTVKLKQGGGHGGHNGLKDIISKLANNREFGRLRIGIGHPGHASQVANYVLKKAAPDDYTKIEQTIDESLRYVDDIVRGNLNAVMNQLHSFKA, encoded by the coding sequence GTGGCAGGTTTCAGATTATTAGTAGGCTTGGGTAATCCAGGCAGCGAATACGAGAACACTCGCCACAATGCAGGCGCTCAGTGGATTGAGGCATTGGCTCGTCAGAGCCAATGCTCTCTTCGTTCTGAGAAGAAATTTTTTGGCCAATTTGGCAAAGTTTATATAGCTGGTGAAGAGTGCTACCTTCTTATTCCCACCACCTATATGAATTTAAGCGGTAAAGCGGTTCAGGCCGTCTGCCAGTTTTATAAAATCCCTCCTGAAGAAATCCTTGTTATTCACGATGAGTTAGATATCCCCCCAGGTACCGTCAAATTAAAACAAGGCGGTGGGCATGGTGGTCACAACGGATTAAAAGACATTATTTCAAAGCTGGCGAACAATAGAGAATTTGGTCGACTCAGAATCGGTATTGGCCATCCAGGCCATGCCAGCCAAGTCGCCAATTACGTCCTTAAAAAAGCCGCTCCAGACGATTACACGAAAATAGAACAAACAATCGACGAATCATTGCGCTACGTAGATGACATCGTTCGCGGCAATCTTAATGCCGTTATGAATCAACTACACAGCTTCAAAGCATAA
- a CDS encoding 50S ribosomal protein L25/general stress protein Ctc translates to MSLSINAVARTQEGKGASRRLRNEGLVPAVIYGGETAPVSISFKDNELLKAVGTPGFLTGLVEVTVEGKTEQVLVKALQRHPSTGAVMHMDLQRAQADKVITTRVPLSFINAAQSEGVKSQGGRLTVESKLAEVRCLPANLPSVLTVDVIKGQLDQIFHLSDVILPEGVELVSLLKGEDHDQPIARIGKSKR, encoded by the coding sequence ATGTCATTATCTATTAATGCCGTAGCACGTACTCAAGAAGGTAAAGGTGCGAGCCGCCGCCTTCGTAACGAAGGCCTAGTGCCTGCTGTTATTTATGGCGGTGAGACTGCTCCAGTATCTATCTCTTTCAAAGACAACGAGCTACTTAAAGCTGTTGGCACTCCAGGCTTCTTGACAGGCCTAGTTGAAGTAACAGTAGAAGGCAAAACTGAGCAAGTTCTTGTTAAAGCTCTACAACGTCACCCATCAACTGGCGCTGTAATGCACATGGACCTTCAGCGCGCTCAAGCTGATAAAGTAATCACTACTCGTGTTCCTTTAAGCTTCATCAACGCTGCACAAAGTGAAGGTGTTAAGAGCCAAGGCGGTCGTTTGACTGTTGAATCTAAATTGGCTGAAGTTCGTTGTTTACCAGCGAACCTTCCATCCGTATTGACAGTAGACGTGATCAAAGGCCAACTTGATCAAATCTTCCACTTGTCTGATGTTATCCTTCCTGAAGGCGTAGAGCTTGTGTCATTGCTTAAAGGCGAAGATCACGACCAACCTATCGCTCGTATCGGTAAGTCTAAACGTTAA
- a CDS encoding ribose-phosphate diphosphokinase gives MSKLMVFTGNANPELARRVVRRLGLPIGNATVGKFSDGEITVEINENVRGKDVFIIQSTCAPSNDNLMELIVMADALRRASATRVTAVIPYFGYARQDRRVRSARVPITAKVVADMISAVGINRVLTVDLHADQIQGFFDIPVDNVYATPLLLDDLQRQGHENITVVSPDVGGVVRARAFAKLLDDADLAIIDKRRPRANEAQIMHLIGDVEGKTCVLVDDMCDTGGTLCAAAKALKEHGAAKVLAYCTHPVLSGKAIENIKNSVLDELVVTDTIPLTQEALNCPQIRQLSMSDIMAEAVRRVCNEESISAMFGA, from the coding sequence GTGTCCAAGTTGATGGTTTTTACCGGTAATGCAAACCCTGAACTCGCTCGCAGGGTGGTTCGTCGCCTAGGGCTACCTATCGGAAACGCAACCGTAGGTAAATTTAGCGACGGAGAAATTACGGTCGAGATCAATGAAAATGTTCGCGGTAAAGACGTTTTCATTATCCAATCTACCTGTGCACCTAGTAATGATAATTTAATGGAACTTATCGTCATGGCCGACGCATTACGTCGTGCTTCGGCCACTCGCGTAACAGCTGTTATCCCTTACTTTGGATACGCTCGTCAGGATCGTCGCGTACGTTCTGCACGTGTACCAATTACAGCAAAAGTAGTCGCAGATATGATTTCAGCAGTAGGCATCAACCGCGTACTAACGGTTGATCTTCACGCAGACCAAATTCAAGGATTCTTTGATATCCCTGTTGATAACGTCTATGCAACCCCTTTGCTGCTAGATGATTTGCAACGCCAAGGCCATGAAAATATCACGGTTGTTTCTCCTGATGTTGGCGGTGTTGTTCGCGCTAGAGCGTTTGCAAAACTGCTTGATGATGCTGATTTAGCTATTATTGATAAGCGCCGACCTCGCGCTAACGAAGCTCAAATCATGCATTTGATTGGTGACGTTGAAGGCAAAACATGTGTTTTAGTCGACGACATGTGTGATACAGGCGGTACTCTGTGCGCAGCGGCAAAAGCCCTAAAAGAACATGGCGCTGCAAAAGTACTTGCTTACTGTACTCACCCTGTACTGTCTGGCAAAGCTATTGAAAACATTAAGAATTCCGTGCTTGATGAGTTGGTCGTGACTGATACCATCCCATTGACACAAGAGGCGCTTAACTGCCCTCAAATACGCCAATTGTCGATGTCTGACATTATGGCGGAGGCTGTTCGTCGCGTATGCAACGAAGAGTCTATCAGTGCCATGTTTGGGGCCTAA
- the ispE gene encoding 4-(cytidine 5'-diphospho)-2-C-methyl-D-erythritol kinase: protein MDYPVTKMQLPSPAKLNLFLHITGRREDGYHELQTLFQFIDLCDTLDFTLTHNKKITISPIIERLPTEDNLIYKAAKLLTPFRKDLTFGIDIILTKQLPMGGGIGGGSSNAATTLLALNVLWKCHLSLEKLAELGVQLGADIPVFIMGFSAFAEGVGEKLQKVELDTPYFLLLKPNCHVSTGQIFTDKYLTRDTPPIRISHALKLGGHNDCLDVVKKHNPEVNEAYLWLKNHGDAKLTGTGACLFLAFDNLRDAERVRSSTPKKWQSWVCRGCNTSPTHDALNQWIEQNRN, encoded by the coding sequence ATGGACTATCCAGTAACCAAGATGCAATTACCTTCTCCTGCAAAATTAAATTTATTTTTACATATCACAGGTCGACGAGAAGACGGCTACCATGAACTGCAAACTCTGTTTCAGTTCATTGATTTGTGCGATACGCTGGATTTTACACTGACACATAATAAAAAAATCACTATTTCACCCATAATTGAACGACTGCCTACCGAAGACAACCTCATTTATAAAGCAGCAAAACTGCTTACACCATTCAGAAAAGACCTCACTTTCGGCATTGATATTATTCTGACAAAACAATTACCTATGGGTGGTGGCATTGGCGGTGGCAGCTCAAACGCAGCAACGACTTTACTGGCCCTAAACGTACTGTGGAAATGCCATCTTTCTTTGGAAAAGCTAGCCGAATTAGGCGTACAATTAGGCGCTGACATTCCTGTTTTTATCATGGGATTTTCAGCCTTTGCAGAAGGCGTTGGAGAGAAGCTGCAAAAAGTTGAGTTAGACACTCCATATTTTTTACTCCTCAAGCCCAATTGCCATGTCTCAACTGGTCAAATATTTACCGATAAATATTTGACAAGAGACACCCCTCCCATCAGAATATCGCACGCCTTGAAGCTGGGTGGGCATAATGATTGCTTAGACGTGGTAAAAAAGCACAATCCTGAGGTCAATGAAGCGTATTTATGGTTGAAAAATCATGGCGACGCGAAGCTAACAGGAACAGGCGCTTGTTTATTTTTAGCATTCGATAATTTGCGCGACGCAGAACGAGTAAGATCGTCTACACCGAAAAAATGGCAGAGCTGGGTTTGCCGTGGTTGTAACACTTCTCCAACACATGACGCGCTAAACCAGTGGATTGAGCAAAATAGGAACTAA
- the lolB gene encoding lipoprotein insertase outer membrane protein LolB: MTYRTLYILAFTALISACSSRPTGPQIPPPESVDAISKWETSGRVGIRTKNDAVSGNFNWQKDPKTFALNIVGPFGQGATNLSQTTDGKVTLSYEDKVITGNDPATLLQQELGWEFPVAQVTYWIRGLVAPTSTANVTRDPETQLPEKIEQDGWIITYSNYEKIDGLPLPQKMQVSNPPFRVNLIINQWTIQ; encoded by the coding sequence ATGACTTATCGCACGCTCTACATTCTTGCTTTTACCGCACTCATTAGTGCCTGTAGTTCTAGGCCAACAGGGCCACAAATACCGCCACCAGAAAGTGTAGACGCCATTTCAAAATGGGAAACCTCCGGCAGAGTAGGCATACGAACCAAAAATGATGCGGTTTCCGGCAATTTTAATTGGCAAAAAGATCCAAAAACGTTTGCCTTAAATATCGTTGGTCCATTTGGTCAAGGTGCAACTAACCTAAGCCAAACAACAGATGGGAAGGTGACCCTATCCTATGAGGATAAAGTCATCACAGGCAATGACCCAGCGACACTTCTACAGCAAGAATTAGGCTGGGAGTTCCCTGTTGCTCAAGTTACCTATTGGATCAGAGGACTGGTTGCTCCAACTTCTACGGCTAACGTGACTAGAGACCCAGAAACGCAGTTACCAGAGAAAATAGAACAAGATGGTTGGATTATTACCTACAGCAATTACGAAAAAATAGACGGCTTACCTTTACCGCAAAAAATGCAGGTATCCAACCCGCCGTTTAGAGTCAACCTAATCATCAACCAATGGACTATCCAGTAA
- a CDS encoding tetratricopeptide repeat protein yields MPAVLGPIHKKDSPTPVQKGLLLLLALLSLPLVSACSQDTRQQNTLPPIKESFQTGNFTNENEIEELLNAEFTLQREGPNKAFEPFYKLASQSGDIQLIERLMHIAVVSQNHLYIERSANLWLSAEPTAEAAYALKLQVLIKDNRTEEVTTLLTNAIRHKVSLRFLPLYLEDNVRNNDQINTIEEAISALSPEYKANQYVQLSYAHLQLLTGKYQLAVNTSEKLLANPNTDKNETLHLILAFSQKNLGLTEDAIKTLQTASKLFPNNTRVITPLIDFLVENGQSKRASEIYQKADLNSPEKLQVGINLMRALLEHNQPKLALATANSLPEEQLGLSDQIQYLTAIATAQLDKKAQAIALMEKVEGALQTNATNQIALWLYDENQENDINSMVLNRTQRENMPEQVAAISRLHEEKGRTDLSFQLVSDALVALPESDALRYHKALLADTLGNWKTTENELTTLLQKDPHNPQYLNALGYTLLTRTKRLDEAMKYIESAYEKTDNDPAIIDSLGWGFFLKGELEQSSYYLKKAWSILPDAEIAAHYGESLWKQHHYEEAISIWESALETSPDTPLLIDTIKRLSPSLLEEQKQDSSS; encoded by the coding sequence ATGCCTGCTGTTTTAGGCCCTATACACAAAAAAGATTCTCCAACGCCCGTTCAGAAAGGGTTGCTGTTGTTGTTAGCGCTACTAAGCCTGCCTCTAGTAAGCGCGTGTAGCCAAGATACACGCCAACAAAACACCTTGCCTCCGATCAAAGAATCGTTTCAGACAGGGAACTTTACTAATGAAAATGAAATTGAAGAATTGCTTAATGCTGAATTCACATTGCAAAGAGAAGGCCCTAATAAAGCGTTCGAACCATTTTATAAGCTAGCCAGTCAATCCGGTGATATCCAGTTAATCGAAAGACTAATGCACATTGCGGTGGTTTCTCAGAATCACTTGTACATAGAAAGAAGTGCAAACTTATGGCTCTCTGCTGAACCGACGGCCGAAGCGGCCTATGCGTTAAAGTTACAAGTTCTCATCAAAGACAACCGTACGGAAGAGGTCACGACACTACTCACGAACGCCATTCGACATAAGGTTTCTCTGCGATTCCTGCCTCTTTATCTTGAAGACAATGTTCGTAATAATGACCAGATCAACACCATAGAAGAGGCAATTTCAGCCCTTTCACCAGAATATAAAGCGAATCAGTACGTACAATTGAGCTACGCACATTTACAACTGCTTACGGGAAAATACCAACTCGCGGTTAATACATCAGAAAAACTGTTAGCCAACCCCAATACAGATAAAAATGAAACACTTCATCTTATTCTCGCTTTTAGCCAAAAAAACCTAGGTCTTACAGAGGATGCAATCAAAACGCTTCAAACAGCATCAAAGCTTTTCCCAAATAACACTAGAGTCATCACACCTTTAATTGATTTTTTGGTTGAAAATGGACAATCAAAGCGTGCTAGCGAAATTTATCAAAAAGCAGATTTAAACTCACCGGAAAAACTACAAGTTGGTATTAATTTAATGCGAGCTTTACTGGAACACAACCAACCAAAATTAGCATTAGCAACGGCCAACAGTCTTCCCGAAGAGCAACTCGGTTTATCAGATCAAATACAATATTTAACGGCTATCGCCACAGCTCAACTAGACAAAAAAGCACAAGCCATTGCATTGATGGAAAAAGTAGAAGGTGCTCTACAGACCAACGCCACCAACCAAATCGCGCTGTGGCTATATGACGAGAACCAAGAAAATGACATTAATAGTATGGTGCTCAATCGAACGCAGCGAGAAAACATGCCAGAGCAAGTTGCTGCGATCAGTCGCCTTCACGAGGAAAAAGGCCGAACTGACCTATCATTCCAGCTAGTCAGCGATGCCTTGGTCGCACTTCCAGAATCGGATGCACTGCGCTATCACAAAGCCTTACTTGCTGACACCCTAGGTAACTGGAAAACGACTGAAAACGAGCTTACCACCTTACTACAAAAAGACCCGCACAATCCTCAGTACTTGAATGCACTCGGCTATACCTTACTCACCCGGACCAAACGACTTGATGAAGCCATGAAGTACATTGAATCAGCTTACGAAAAAACAGACAATGATCCAGCCATAATAGATAGCCTAGGGTGGGGCTTTTTCCTGAAGGGAGAGCTTGAACAGTCTTCTTACTACTTAAAAAAAGCCTGGTCTATTTTACCTGACGCAGAAATAGCAGCGCATTATGGCGAATCCTTATGGAAACAACATCATTATGAAGAAGCAATATCGATCTGGGAAAGCGCATTAGAGACATCACCCGATACACCACTTTTAATCGATACCATAAAACGACTGTCACCGTCGTTACTGGAAGAACAAAAACAGGACTCATCATCATGA
- the hemA gene encoding glutamyl-tRNA reductase: MPLITVGVNHKTAPVSIRERVAFAPEKMIDALSSLISEKKANEAVIVSTCNRTELYCSIEDLTKAGDVIAWLSEYHGIALPELQQYCYTHSADDSVRHVMRVASGLDSLILGEPQILGQVKSAYAVSQEGSCIGPELESLFQRTFSVAKRVRTDTAIGENPVSIAFAAVSLAQRIFADIRNSTALLIGAGQTIELVARHLKENGIKNIIVANRTLARAQVLADELDAEAIMLGDIGEYLSQADIVISSTASQLPIIGKGMVERATSQRRHKPMLLIDIAVPRDIEPEVEEVDDAYLYTVDDLHSVIEENVRARQDAAKAAEQMIEEGVDSYRRVVESRKVSDLIVTFRQSSEAIKNTELEKALKGLEMGQPPEQVINKLAHGLMNKLIHAPTRYLRDAGADADQDALIIASNVLGIYEEKDN; the protein is encoded by the coding sequence ATGCCGCTAATTACTGTAGGTGTAAATCACAAAACTGCGCCGGTCTCGATACGTGAGCGCGTGGCCTTTGCGCCTGAAAAGATGATCGATGCCTTGTCTTCTCTGATTTCTGAGAAAAAAGCCAATGAAGCAGTAATAGTATCGACCTGTAATCGCACCGAGCTTTATTGTTCTATAGAAGATCTTACTAAGGCGGGCGACGTCATTGCTTGGCTAAGTGAATACCACGGTATTGCGTTGCCTGAGTTGCAGCAATATTGTTATACGCACTCTGCGGATGATAGCGTGCGTCATGTCATGCGAGTGGCATCTGGCTTAGATTCTTTGATTCTTGGGGAGCCTCAAATTCTTGGGCAGGTAAAGTCGGCATATGCCGTTTCGCAAGAAGGTTCATGTATTGGGCCAGAGTTGGAATCTTTGTTTCAGCGTACATTTTCTGTTGCTAAGCGCGTACGTACCGATACGGCTATAGGTGAAAACCCAGTTTCTATTGCGTTTGCAGCAGTGAGTCTTGCGCAGCGAATTTTTGCCGATATTAGAAACAGCACCGCGCTGTTAATTGGCGCCGGACAAACCATTGAGCTGGTGGCAAGACACCTAAAAGAAAATGGTATTAAAAATATTATTGTAGCCAACCGAACGTTGGCAAGAGCTCAAGTTTTGGCAGATGAACTGGATGCGGAAGCTATTATGCTTGGTGATATTGGCGAGTATTTATCGCAAGCTGATATTGTCATTTCTTCTACGGCTAGCCAATTACCCATCATTGGTAAGGGCATGGTAGAGCGCGCCACATCACAGCGTCGCCATAAACCAATGCTATTAATTGATATCGCAGTGCCTCGAGATATCGAGCCAGAAGTTGAAGAAGTAGACGACGCTTATCTTTATACTGTCGATGACCTTCATTCAGTGATTGAAGAAAATGTCAGAGCAAGGCAAGATGCGGCGAAAGCGGCTGAGCAAATGATAGAAGAAGGGGTAGATTCTTATCGGCGAGTGGTTGAGTCGAGAAAAGTATCTGACTTGATTGTGACCTTTAGACAGTCCTCTGAAGCCATTAAAAATACAGAATTAGAAAAAGCGCTTAAAGGTCTTGAAATGGGCCAGCCACCAGAGCAGGTTATTAATAAACTGGCTCATGGCTTAATGAATAAGCTCATCCATGCTCCAACACGCTATTTGCGTGATGCGGGCGCCGACGCTGATCAAGACGCATTAATCATTGCCTCAAATGTATTGGGCATTTACGAAGAAAAAGATAATTAA
- the prfA gene encoding peptide chain release factor 1 translates to MKESIKLKLESLSDRYDELAALLGVAEVIMDQDLFRSYSKEYAELEPVVKCFNEFQQIDENIAEAELMMTDADPDIKEMGVEEYKAGQAQKEELQLVLQKLLLPKDPNDSRNVFLEVRAGTGGDEASIFSGDLFRMYSRYAETQRWKVEIVSASDGEHGGYKEVIARIVGDGAYSKLKFESGAHRVQRVPATESQGRIHTSACTVAVMPEMDEIDDIIINKSDLRIDTFRASGAGGQHVNKTDSAIRLTHIPTGVVVECQEERSQHKNRAKAMSLLASRLQAAEQEKAASDQSEARKSLVGSGDRSERIRTYNYPQGRVTDHRINLTLYKLDEIVTGDLDVLINPLVNEFQAEQLAALSGDN, encoded by the coding sequence ATGAAAGAATCCATAAAGTTAAAATTAGAAAGTTTATCTGATCGCTATGACGAGTTGGCTGCATTGTTAGGTGTGGCGGAAGTTATCATGGATCAGGATTTATTCCGCTCTTACTCCAAAGAGTATGCAGAGCTTGAGCCTGTTGTTAAGTGTTTTAATGAGTTTCAGCAAATTGATGAAAACATTGCTGAAGCGGAGTTAATGATGACAGATGCTGACCCAGATATAAAAGAAATGGGGGTCGAGGAGTACAAAGCAGGCCAAGCGCAAAAAGAAGAGCTTCAGTTGGTATTGCAGAAATTGCTGCTGCCTAAAGACCCGAATGATTCCCGTAACGTGTTTTTGGAAGTGCGTGCCGGAACCGGTGGTGATGAAGCGTCCATATTCTCTGGCGATTTATTCCGTATGTATTCACGTTATGCTGAGACGCAACGTTGGAAAGTCGAAATCGTCAGTGCCAGCGATGGCGAGCATGGTGGTTATAAAGAAGTGATCGCGCGTATCGTTGGTGATGGTGCTTATTCTAAATTGAAATTTGAATCTGGCGCACATCGAGTTCAGCGAGTACCTGCGACAGAGTCACAAGGTCGTATTCACACTTCGGCTTGCACTGTAGCGGTAATGCCTGAAATGGATGAGATTGATGATATTATCATCAATAAATCTGATTTGCGTATTGATACTTTCCGTGCGTCTGGCGCTGGTGGTCAGCACGTTAACAAAACAGACTCAGCGATTCGTCTGACGCATATTCCAACGGGTGTTGTTGTCGAATGTCAGGAAGAGCGTTCTCAGCATAAGAACCGTGCTAAAGCCATGTCACTACTTGCGTCTCGTTTGCAGGCAGCAGAGCAAGAAAAAGCGGCCAGTGATCAATCCGAAGCGCGTAAGTCTTTGGTTGGTAGTGGTGACCGCTCTGAGCGTATTCGTACATACAATTACCCACAAGGGCGCGTTACAGACCACCGTATTAACCTAACACTGTATAAGTTAGATGAAATCGTAACGGGTGATTTGGATGTGTTGATTAATCCACTGGTGAATGAGTTCCAGGCGGAGCAACTTGCAGCACTAAGTGGCGATAATTAA
- the prmC gene encoding peptide chain release factor N(5)-glutamine methyltransferase: protein MRIDELLKGAIQRLYSISETAQLDAQLLLAHVLAVSTSYFYTWPEKEVSAADISRFNGLLERRESGEPVAYLLGQQSFWSLNLEVAPCTLIPRADTERLVEVALSVLDIGDVNRILDLGTGTGAIALSLASERPRSTVVGVDLVEESVALAKRNAIRNQLSNATFIQSSWFEALEGNLFDLIVSNPPYIDPDDEHLSQGDVRFEPKSALVADNHGMADIEYIIQVAPRFMKQGAYLMFEHGYDQAIAVQTCFVEAGFIAVESFQDLGGNDRVTIGRLK, encoded by the coding sequence ATGCGAATTGATGAACTACTAAAAGGCGCTATTCAGCGCCTTTATTCTATTTCAGAGACGGCTCAGCTAGATGCGCAGCTATTGCTTGCTCATGTCTTGGCGGTGTCAACTTCCTATTTTTACACTTGGCCCGAGAAAGAAGTGAGCGCAGCAGACATTAGTCGGTTTAATGGCTTATTAGAGCGTCGAGAGTCGGGAGAGCCTGTTGCTTATTTATTGGGGCAGCAGTCATTCTGGAGTTTGAACCTAGAAGTGGCGCCTTGTACTTTAATTCCCCGAGCCGACACCGAGAGGCTGGTGGAGGTGGCGCTTTCTGTGCTTGATATAGGTGACGTTAATCGTATTTTAGATCTTGGTACGGGGACTGGGGCGATTGCGTTATCTCTGGCGTCAGAACGGCCTAGATCGACAGTCGTCGGTGTGGACTTAGTTGAAGAGTCCGTCGCTCTTGCTAAGCGCAATGCTATACGAAATCAATTGAGTAATGCGACTTTTATACAAAGTAGTTGGTTCGAAGCGCTGGAAGGCAATTTGTTTGATCTAATCGTATCTAACCCACCTTATATTGATCCTGACGACGAGCATTTGTCTCAGGGGGATGTGCGGTTTGAGCCTAAAAGTGCTTTGGTGGCGGATAATCATGGTATGGCGGACATTGAGTACATTATTCAAGTTGCCCCTCGTTTTATGAAACAAGGAGCTTATTTGATGTTTGAACATGGTTATGACCAAGCCATCGCTGTGCAAACGTGTTTTGTTGAAGCGGGTTTTATTGCGGTCGAGAGTTTTCAGGATTTAGGCGGCAATGACCGGGTGACAATAGGGCGCCTCAAGTAA
- the yaaA gene encoding peroxide stress protein YaaA, with protein MKFLISPAKTLDLTSTPNIDTVSQPELLDESQQLINTIKPYTPADIASLMKLSDKLATLNVSRYQEWQKEHTQSNSRPAIYTFMGDVYTGLDAYSLNESDLKYAQESLRILSGLYGLLKPLDLMQAYRLEMGTSLKNDRGTNLYQFWGDIIVNKINETLDEGELLVNLASNEYFKAVNKKKLTATLITPNFLDEKNGKFKVISFYAKKARGLMARYLIENRCETLDELKAFDLAGYRYDPQQSTKDSPVFIRPESAQPQK; from the coding sequence ATGAAGTTCTTAATATCACCAGCAAAAACACTGGACTTAACCTCCACACCTAACATTGATACCGTTAGCCAACCAGAGTTGCTAGATGAGTCTCAACAGCTCATCAACACTATCAAGCCATATACGCCCGCCGATATAGCGTCTCTGATGAAGCTCAGCGATAAGCTGGCCACACTCAATGTCTCTCGTTACCAGGAGTGGCAAAAAGAGCACACGCAAAGTAACAGCCGTCCTGCCATTTATACTTTTATGGGTGATGTGTATACAGGGTTAGACGCTTACTCATTAAATGAAAGCGATCTTAAATATGCCCAAGAGTCTCTGCGCATTTTAAGCGGTCTATATGGATTATTAAAACCGTTGGATCTAATGCAAGCCTATCGACTAGAAATGGGCACTAGCTTAAAAAACGATAGAGGCACTAACCTTTATCAATTTTGGGGAGATATTATCGTTAACAAGATTAACGAGACCCTTGATGAAGGCGAACTACTGGTCAACTTGGCGTCCAATGAATATTTCAAAGCGGTTAACAAGAAAAAGCTTACTGCAACATTAATCACACCGAATTTTCTCGATGAAAAAAATGGTAAATTTAAAGTCATCAGCTTTTATGCGAAAAAAGCACGTGGTTTGATGGCTCGATACTTGATTGAAAACCGCTGTGAAACACTAGATGAACTTAAAGCATTTGACCTTGCGGGTTACCGCTACGACCCTCAACAATCAACCAAAGACAGTCCAGTGTTTATTCGACCAGAAAGCGCCCAGCCGCAAAAATAA